The genome window GTAAAGCGATTGACCACGGAAACCGGAGCCGGACAGTGGGGTTCCTCACTCGCGTTTGCCGGGGCACTGTTTGGGCTGGAAGTGCTGGTCTATATGGTGAAAGTCAGCTATAACCAAAAGCCGTACCGTCGAGCGTTGATGGAAACCTATGGAGCTAGAGTGGTTGCCAGTCCCAGTGAAGAAACCCAGGCAGGGCGCTCAATTCTAACTGCCTATCCCAACAGCACAGGGAGCCTGGGCATCGCTATCAGTGAAGCGGTAGAAGTTGCCGCAGGGGATGAGGGGAGCAAGTACGCTTTGGGGAGTGTCCTCAACCATGTTTTGCTGCACCAAACGGTGATTGGACAAGAAGCATTGGCACAGCTAGAAATGGCAGGAGATTATCCAGATATTGTCGTTGGTTGCACAGGTGGGGGCAGCAACTTTGCCGGAATCGCCTTTCCGTTTCTGGGCGCAAAGCTACGCGGTGAGCGAGAGGTTGAGATTATTGCCGTGGAACCCGCCGCGTGTCCTTCCCTGACTCGTGGCAAGTACGCCTATGATTTCGGCGATACAGCACATCTGACTCCGTTAGTCAAGATGCATACCTTAGGCAGCACATTTGTACCGGAAGGCATTCATGCGGGTGGCTTACGCTATCACGGGATGGCTGCCCTTGTCAGTCATGTGGTTAACTTGGGACTCGCACAAACCCGCTCTGAATATCAGTTAGGTTGTTTCGCAGCAGGGTTGACCTTTGCTCGTGCCGAAGGTATCCTTCCCGCTCCAGAAGCCAACCATGCTGTTAAGGGAGCGATTGACGAGGCATTGAAATGCAAAGAGTCTGGAGAGAGTAAGGTAATTTTGTTTAACCTTTGCGGACATGGGCACTTTGATATGCAGGCGTACATGGACTATCAGGCCGGAAAATTAGTAGATACTGAGTACAGTGCAGAGGAAGTAGCGATGGCTCTGGCAGGATTACCTGTTGTCGGTTAGAGCGAATGAAAGCTGATTTTTTACCGCCTTCAGTTGTTGATATTCAAGACAAAGATGCGATCGCTCTTCTTCAACCGCTTCAGCGTCGGGTGGTTCAGGTTCCCTTCGAGCAGGGCACAACTGCAATCGCAACTGCCTACATTCGTCATTGTTCCGATCGCTCAGCTTCCCGCTCCAACGCTACACCAATTCTGTTGCTCCACGGATTTGACAGTTCCCTGCTGGAGTTCCGGCGTTTGCTCCCCTTATTAACAACCCGACACGAGACTTGGGCAGTGGATCTGTTTGGCTCTGGATTTACAGAGTACGTTCCCACCCTTGCCGTCAATCCTCAAACCATCCGGCAGCACCTCCTTAGCGTTGTAGAAACCTGGATTGGTCAACCTGTAATGCTGGTTGGTGCATCGTTAGGAGGTGCAGTGGCGATCGACTTTGCCTTAAATTATCCCAACTGGGTGCGATCGCTCATCTTGATTGACAGTGTTGGCTTCTCTGGCAGCTTTCCGGTTGGGCAATTTCTGCCGCATCCCCTGATTGAATTGGGGGCGAATTGGCTACACTTCCGCAAACAGGCTGCTCTCACTGCCGCTTTAGCTTTCCCAATGATTGACCCAACGCTAGTCGATGCGCTTCGCTGTTCTCTGCTGCATCAGGAGATGCCAGGATGGAAAGCGGCGATCGCATCCTTCACCCAAAGTGGAGGTTATGGTAATTTGGGCGATCGCATCACTCAGGTAAACCACCCTACTCTGATTTTGTGGGGAGAAGCCGATGATGTATTGGGGACGGACGATGCAACTAAGTTTGAACAGGCAATTTCAGGCAGTCAACTCATTTGGATTCCAGAAGCGGGTCATGTGCCTCACTTCGATCGACCTCAATCTGTTGCAGCGCATATGCTGACTTTTGCGCGACGCATCAGAAGTTGATCGCCTATTTGTCTGTGTGATGCTCACTATCCCTCTCCAACTACCTGACGCCGATATCGTATTCTACCCATCTCTGCTGGATGGGCAGGAAAGCGATGGCCTTTTGACAGAACTGACTGAAACGATCAACTGGCGACAGGACTGGATTACGATTTACGGGCGTTCAATGCCTCAACCCAGGCTGACAGCTTGGTATGGCGATCCTGGTAAATCCTACATTTACTCTGGCATCACGATGCACCCCTCTCCCTGGACACATACACTACTTGACCTCAAAGCAAAGGCTGAAGCGATTTCTGGTGTGGCGTTCAACAGTGTATTGCTAAATCTCTACCGAGATGGCAACGACAGTATGGGGTGGCACAGCGATGATGAACCTGAGTTGGGGCACAATCCCGTCATTGGTTCTCTGAGTTTGGGCGGAACACGGCGGTTCAGGCTCCGGCACCGAGCTGAGAAAGACTTGAAGCATCAACTGGAGTTAACCTCTGGCAGTTTCTTGTTGATGCAAGGGACAACGCAACATTACTGGCAGCATCACATTCCTAAAACTAAACGTCCGGTTCCTCCCCGGATTAATTTAACCTTTCGAGTGATTGACTGAGCAAGGAGCAGGGAGCATCCCAAAGTTGCAAATTGCCCACAAACTAGACAACCGTGATGTAATCATACGGAGTTGCTGTCTAACGTAGAATTTAACGTAGACGCGTAGCGGCTTGCCGCAGGCTACCACAGAGGTACAGAGGACTTTGAGGTAAGAGAAACAGAGAGTTATACGTTTGAATTCAATTTGGTATCAATCAGGTTCTATCTCTCGACAGTAGCTTACCTCAATATTGAAAGGCACAAATAGAAGTGTCCCTTTCACTATTTCGCTTGTGGAAAGCATTACACTGATTGCTCCCAACATTGCAGCAGCGCTCCTCATGCTTCTGGGGGGAGCAGCGTTGCTTTTTCCCAAAACAATGGCTGCTTTTGTGGGTATTCAACCCATTGCCCCAGTTGGGGTTTCTGAAATTCGCTCAACACTCGGCAGTTTTTTTCTGGGGTTGGGAGCAACTTGTTTATGGTTGCAGTCTGCTGATGCCTTTACGGTTCTGGGTGTCGCTTCTTTGGGAGCGGCAACGGTTCGCCTGCTGTCAAGTGTGTTCGATCGCAGTGCCTCGATTAAGAACATTGGGGGTGTAGTTGCAGAGGCGTTACTCGGTGTCCTGTTTCTCCTGAGTTGGGGTTGGAGTGCTTGAGGAGAGGATTACTTCTGGGCGGAAGTTGTCCTGCGGGTAGTATAAGCAGCAATGCGGTCAACGAACCCTGGCGCAATCAACTTTACCCAAGGTGTCACTTTGCCTTTCAACGTCATCAGGTGTTCGCGTTTGCGTCGTTCCATCGCCCTAACAATTTGACGCACACACTCGTCTATCGACATATTGCCCTTGCTCTCATCACGAGGACTCTGTCCCAATGGTTGTCCATTCGCTCCTAGAGCACGTTGCCGGATGTCGGTTGCAACAAACCCCGGTGAGACAACCAGCACATCCACCCCAGTTCCCCGTAACTCAATGCGGAGGGTATCGAAGAACCCTTGCATCGCGTGCTTACTGGCAACGTAACCGGTGCGAGTAGGTACAGCCGTTTTGCCACACAGCGAAGAGATAGCCACCACAAGCCCTCGACTGGCTTTGAGATAGGGTAAGGCGTAGTGGGTGCAGTAGACGGCACCGAGGTAGTTTACCTGCATCACCTGCTCAAAAATGGACACGTCTGTAATCTCATCAAAGCGGGTCAGCATTGATATTCCGGCATTATTGATCAAAATATCAATCTGCCCAAATGTTGCGATCGCTTTCTCTATCAAATCCTGACAGGCGTCTTTTTGAGTCACATCTGTGGGAATTGCGATTGCAGTTCCTGGCTGATTGGTACAGGCAGCAACTGTTTCTTCTAATGCTGCTTCATTGCGGGCGGCTAATACTAAATTCGCCCCCTGCTGAGCCAAGGAGAGTGCTAGCGATCGTCCAATTCCGGCGGATGCACCTGTAAGAATAATCGTTTTGTTAGCAAAACTCATGGTTTGGGTCTCAACTTTTGCCTTCTGTCCTCACTCTCATCTCCGGTTTGCCTTCTGCCTTTTGTTATATCTCGATTTTCCTTCATCCCCTGCCTGGTGAACCCACTGATTACCAAAGACCAAGGGGTGGACGCAAGTCTGTCCTGATAGCGAAGCGGGCGAGCGTACCCGCTCGACGGCACTCCCCCACGAGTGCGGAAGCTCCGGGTGTAGCATAGCGAAACCCGGAGTACTTCACTGCTCAGGTTCCCAACATTTGCAACTTATACAAACTCGCATACAGTCCATTCTGCTGCAACAGTTCGTCGTGACTGCCCGACTCAATCAACTCTCCCCGTTTCAATACCAGAATCCGGTCTACATTACGAATCGTCGATAGGCGGTGTGCAATGATAATCGCGGTGCGTTTTTCCAGTACCCGGTCTAAGGCTTGTTGAATCAGCGCTTCTGTACCCACATCCAAACTAGCTGTTGCCTCATCCAGTACTAGGATACTGGGGTCACGAATCGCCGCACGCGCAAACGCCAACAATTGCTTTTGTCCCCCAGAAAGATTAGTTCCTCGCTCTCGCAGTTGGGTATTGTAGCCTTGGGGTAGCTGTTCGATGAAATTTGCAACATTCGTCACTTGAGCCGCCGCTTGGACTTGCTCAATCGAGTAAGTTTCTCCTAAGGTGATGTTTCCCTTGACATCTCCAGCAAACAGAAATCCTTCTTGCAGGATGACACCCAGGTAGCGCCGGAGTTCGGCTTGGGATATGTCGCGAATATCAATGCCATCAATCAGAATTCGTCCTTGTGTCGGTTCATAGAGGCGGCACAGGAGACGGATAATCGAACTCTTGCCAGCACCCGTCGGCCCGACTAAGGCCACTTTTTCACCGGGACGGATGGTAAAGTGTAGGTCTTTAAGCACGTATTCATCTTGCTTGTAGGCAAACCAGACATGCTCAAAGCGGATTTCCCCAGTGCCAGAGGAGGAGAAAGTAGAGCCTAGTTTGCCCTGTTCCCCTGTCAGAACTGGGTCACGGATTTCAATTGGCTCATTCATGATATCGCTGATGCGCTCAACAGCGGTGAATCCGGCTTGGAGCATGGTGAATTTTTCAGCAAACCGACGCAAGGGGTCAAATAAACGCTGTGCGTAGAGGATAAACGCTGACAAAGCCCCAAAACTCAGAGTTTTTCCGAGAACAAGCCAACCCCCTAACCCCAGCACTCCTGCGATCGCAATAAAACTAATCCACTCTAGTGTTGCCGAAACCGCTGAATCGTGAAAGATGGTTTTGTCTACTTCTTTGACGTAGCGATTGTTCACCTCACGAAACACTTCGGCATTAAATTGCTGTCGGCGGAACAGTTGCACAATATTAATGCCACTGATGTTTTCTTGCAGCATCGAGTTGAGTGCGGACAGTTCTTCCCTCGCTTTG of Microcoleus sp. AS-A8 contains these proteins:
- a CDS encoding TrpB-like pyridoxal phosphate-dependent enzyme, encoding MDTIKYLLSEDQMPTAWYNIQADLSTPLPPVLHPGTGQPITPDDLAPLFPMTLIEQEVSQERWIEIPDEVQSIYRQWRPTPLYRARRLEKALDTPAKIYYKYEGVSPAGSHKPNTAVAQAYYNKQAGVKRLTTETGAGQWGSSLAFAGALFGLEVLVYMVKVSYNQKPYRRALMETYGARVVASPSEETQAGRSILTAYPNSTGSLGIAISEAVEVAAGDEGSKYALGSVLNHVLLHQTVIGQEALAQLEMAGDYPDIVVGCTGGGSNFAGIAFPFLGAKLRGEREVEIIAVEPAACPSLTRGKYAYDFGDTAHLTPLVKMHTLGSTFVPEGIHAGGLRYHGMAALVSHVVNLGLAQTRSEYQLGCFAAGLTFARAEGILPAPEANHAVKGAIDEALKCKESGESKVILFNLCGHGHFDMQAYMDYQAGKLVDTEYSAEEVAMALAGLPVVG
- a CDS encoding alpha-ketoglutarate-dependent dioxygenase AlkB, which gives rise to MRDASEVDRLFVCVMLTIPLQLPDADIVFYPSLLDGQESDGLLTELTETINWRQDWITIYGRSMPQPRLTAWYGDPGKSYIYSGITMHPSPWTHTLLDLKAKAEAISGVAFNSVLLNLYRDGNDSMGWHSDDEPELGHNPVIGSLSLGGTRRFRLRHRAEKDLKHQLELTSGSFLLMQGTTQHYWQHHIPKTKRPVPPRINLTFRVID
- a CDS encoding SDR family oxidoreductase, whose amino-acid sequence is MSFANKTIILTGASAGIGRSLALSLAQQGANLVLAARNEAALEETVAACTNQPGTAIAIPTDVTQKDACQDLIEKAIATFGQIDILINNAGISMLTRFDEITDVSIFEQVMQVNYLGAVYCTHYALPYLKASRGLVVAISSLCGKTAVPTRTGYVASKHAMQGFFDTLRIELRGTGVDVLVVSPGFVATDIRQRALGANGQPLGQSPRDESKGNMSIDECVRQIVRAMERRKREHLMTLKGKVTPWVKLIAPGFVDRIAAYTTRRTTSAQK
- a CDS encoding DUF4345 family protein, which gives rise to MESITLIAPNIAAALLMLLGGAALLFPKTMAAFVGIQPIAPVGVSEIRSTLGSFFLGLGATCLWLQSADAFTVLGVASLGAATVRLLSSVFDRSASIKNIGGVVAEALLGVLFLLSWGWSA
- a CDS encoding alpha/beta hydrolase, coding for MKADFLPPSVVDIQDKDAIALLQPLQRRVVQVPFEQGTTAIATAYIRHCSDRSASRSNATPILLLHGFDSSLLEFRRLLPLLTTRHETWAVDLFGSGFTEYVPTLAVNPQTIRQHLLSVVETWIGQPVMLVGASLGGAVAIDFALNYPNWVRSLILIDSVGFSGSFPVGQFLPHPLIELGANWLHFRKQAALTAALAFPMIDPTLVDALRCSLLHQEMPGWKAAIASFTQSGGYGNLGDRITQVNHPTLILWGEADDVLGTDDATKFEQAISGSQLIWIPEAGHVPHFDRPQSVAAHMLTFARRIRS
- a CDS encoding ABC transporter ATP-binding protein/permease, which gives rise to MTHSSPIAQANQNQRPRENDWRLFLRLVPYARRTGHLLWISMTLLLPLSIASAVQPLIIGQAISLIRSEDQTWSFLKERSLSDGLSFLILLLLLTIVIRLVFVAVQGFLVVKLGQQMTAWIREDLFDHVTALAVRFFDRTPVGRLITRLTSDVEALGDVFSTGAIGIIGDVLSILVIAITMFFLQWQLALMLVLMLVPITGLIIYFQQEYRKANYKAREELSALNSMLQENISGINIVQLFRRQQFNAEVFREVNNRYVKEVDKTIFHDSAVSATLEWISFIAIAGVLGLGGWLVLGKTLSFGALSAFILYAQRLFDPLRRFAEKFTMLQAGFTAVERISDIMNEPIEIRDPVLTGEQGKLGSTFSSSGTGEIRFEHVWFAYKQDEYVLKDLHFTIRPGEKVALVGPTGAGKSSIIRLLCRLYEPTQGRILIDGIDIRDISQAELRRYLGVILQEGFLFAGDVKGNITLGETYSIEQVQAAAQVTNVANFIEQLPQGYNTQLRERGTNLSGGQKQLLAFARAAIRDPSILVLDEATASLDVGTEALIQQALDRVLEKRTAIIIAHRLSTIRNVDRILVLKRGELIESGSHDELLQQNGLYASLYKLQMLGT